The proteins below are encoded in one region of Oreochromis niloticus isolate F11D_XX linkage group LG6, O_niloticus_UMD_NMBU, whole genome shotgun sequence:
- the LOC100691748 gene encoding keratin, type I cytoskeletal 19: MTSIRTGLSTLSLSSAPSLRSSRGTMSVYGGAGGRNVRVSYASNGLGSGFDLSQALSGDSGSFSVSGNEKVTMQNLNDRLASYLEKVRSLETSNAQLERQIREWYEKQTPTVRDYSKYEKIIEDLRKKIGLATQDNARLMLQIDNARLAAEDFRIKFENELAVRMSVESDIAGLRKVLDDLTMSRSDLEMQVEGLKEELVYLKKNHEEELAALRRQVSGSSVNVEVDAKPQEDLNKVLDEIRAQYEGINEKNRREMEAWYKVKFDELNKQVASSTETLQSSKTEINDLKRTLQALQIELQSQISLKSALEGQLSETESRYSLQLSRLQAMVDGLEKELGEVRVDIERQSMEYQLLLDIKTRLEMEIAEYRRLLDGEDIQKTVKVVEVKEERKPVITQRKKVVIEEIVDGKVVSRKEDVDTEVISK, translated from the exons ATGACCTCCATCCGCACCGGATTATCCACTCTTTCCCTCTCCTCCGCGCCCAGCCTGCGAAGCTCTCGGGGCACAATGAGCGTCTATGGCGGGGCAGGTGGTAGAAACGTCCGGGTGTCTTACGCCTCCAACGGCCTCGGCTCTGGCTTTGACTTGTCACAGGCGCTCTCAGGTGACAGCGGCAGCTTCTCCGTTTCAGGCAACGAGAAGGTGACTATGCAGAACCTCAACGACCGGCTGGCTTCCTACCTGGAAAAGGTGCGCTCTCTGGAGACTTCCAACGCGCAGCTGGAGCGTCAAATCCGCGAGTGGTACGAGAAGCAGACCCCCACTGTCAGGGACTACAGCAAGTATGAGAAAATCATCGAAGACCTGCGCAAAAAG ATCGGCTTGGCCACACAGGACAACGCCAGGCTGATGCTGCAGATCGATAACGCCAGGCTGGcagcagaggacttcagaatcAA GTTTGAGAATGAGCTGGCCGTGCGCATGTCGGTGGAGTCGGATATCGCCGGGCTGCGAAAGGTTCTGGATGACCTCACCATGAGCCGGTCTGATCTGGAGATGCAAGTGGAGGGTCTGAAGGAGGAGCTGGTCTACCTGAAGAAGAACCACGAGGAG GAGCTCGCAGCCCTGCGTAGACAAGTTTCTGGCAGCTCTGTGAATGTGGAGGTGGACGCCAAGCCTCAGGAAGACCTGAACAAGGTCTTGGATGAGATCAGAGCTCAGTATGAGGGCATCAATGAAAAGAACCGCCGTGAGATGGAGGCCTGGTATAAGGTCAAG TTTGATGAGCTGAACAAGCAGGTGGCTTCCAGCACAGAGACCCTCCAGTCCTCAAAGACTGAGATCAACGATCTCAAGAGGACCCTGCAGGCCCTGCAGATTGAGCTACAGTCCCAGATCAGCCTG AAATCTGCGTTGGAGGGTCAGCTGTCAGAGACAGAGTCCCGCTACAGCCTGCAGCTTAGCCGGCTTCAGGCTATGGTGGACGGCTTGGAGAAGGAGCTCGGCGAGGTGAGGGTGGACATAGAGAGGCAGTCCATGGAGTACCAGCTGCTGCTCGACATCAAGACCAGGCTGGAGATGGAGATTGCAGAGTACAGAAGATTGCTGGATGGAGAGGATATACA GAAAACCGTTAAGGTCGTCGAAGTCAAAGAAGAAC GTAAACCAGTCATAACTCAGAGGAAAAAGGTGGTGATTGAGGAGATTGTTGATGGCAAAGTGGTGTCCCGCAAAGAAGATGTGGACACAGAGGTCATCAGCAAGTAG